The genomic DNA GGACCTCTCCTATCTGGAAAATTGCTGATATTTGCTTCGGATGGCATCCCGAAAAGACAATGGTGACGTGCCCGTCTCCCGCTTGAAGAAGCGGCCGAAGTACGACGGGTCTTCGAAGTTGAGGCTGAAACATATCTCGGACACGTTCATGTCGGAGTGGGCGAGCAGCCGTTTGGCCGCCATCACCTGTTCGTTGCGAACGATTTGGCCGGGCGTGAGCCCTGTGCCGTCCTTGATGACCTCGTTGAGTCTGCTGACGCTGACATTGAGCTTCTCGGCGTATTCCTGAATGTTGGTCTGGCTTGCATACAGCTCCGAGACCAGCCGCTTGAACCCGCGTACCAGCCGGTGCTCCCTGCGGCCTTTCACTTTGGTCATCTCTTCGGCGGCGATGCGCTGCAACTGGACGATGAAGATGTGAAAGGAGGCCCGGAGCACGGACACATAACCTTCGCGGCGTTCGGCGTACTCCTCGCGCATGGCGCTTAGCTGGGTTTCGATTGCGTGGCCGTGGCCTTCGGTGAGGCGGATCGTCGGCGAGTGGGTGGCGGTGTGGAAAAATTCCAGTTCCGGTATGCCGTCTCCCAGCCCGGCCGAAGAGATGAGGAAGTCTTCGCTGAAGGCCATGATGAAGCCGTCGAGTTTCGATTCCACCTGCCACAGGTGCAACTGTCGGGGAGAGACGAAAAACAGCGTGCCCGGTTCGATGTCGTAATATTCGAAATCGATGACGTGCCTTCCGCGCCCCCTGGAAACGTAGTGAACCACATAGAAATCGTGGCAGTGCGCCTCGCTCAGGTCGCTGATCGGACAGCCCGTGCCCACGGTGAATGGCCATATCTCGAAGTTGGACAATGCGTCGATGTGGTCCGCTGCCTTGTGCGTGGGGACTGCGTTCTTCATGTCCGCCACGATACCACGGACCGCGCCGATCGAACCAGCCATAAAAGGGCTCCCGGTTGTGCCGCGCGATCTCCATTTCATATTCATTCGCCTTGGTTGATGTGCAAGAACGCCCGGCCCGTGGCAGCGAGCCGGACGTTCGTTGCGCTAGAACTTGCCGTTGCCGTTTTTCCAGGCGTCACGGGGAAGGATTTCCTCGATGGTGTCCCAGTGCTCGACGAGCTTGCCGTCCTCGACCCGGAAAAGGTCGTAGAAGGCGGAGCGTTTGCCGAGGAATTCGCCTTCGGACACGCTGAGCACGAAGTTCCCTTCGCCGAGGATCATGTGGTTGGCGGTATAGGTCATCGGGGTTCCGGCGTCGGCCATGGCCTTCAGCGCCGCGCCCAGCGCTTCGAGCCCGTCGCCCATGGCGGGGTTGTGCTGAATGTAGTTTGTCGGGACGATGTAGTCGGTGATCTTGCCGGGATTGCGGCCCATGAGCACGTCTTCCACGAAGTCCTTCACGAGCGCCTTGTTCTCCTCGGTCTTGTCCAGGTCAATGGCGGCGGTGGGGCCGTCGAACTGCGTACGGCCGG from Pseudodesulfovibrio thermohalotolerans includes the following:
- a CDS encoding helix-turn-helix domain-containing protein, which produces MAGSIGAVRGIVADMKNAVPTHKAADHIDALSNFEIWPFTVGTGCPISDLSEAHCHDFYVVHYVSRGRGRHVIDFEYYDIEPGTLFFVSPRQLHLWQVESKLDGFIMAFSEDFLISSAGLGDGIPELEFFHTATHSPTIRLTEGHGHAIETQLSAMREEYAERREGYVSVLRASFHIFIVQLQRIAAEEMTKVKGRREHRLVRGFKRLVSELYASQTNIQEYAEKLNVSVSRLNEVIKDGTGLTPGQIVRNEQVMAAKRLLAHSDMNVSEICFSLNFEDPSYFGRFFKRETGTSPLSFRDAIRSKYQQFSR
- a CDS encoding nuclear transport factor 2 family protein — protein: MKKLILLLALVVTFAAGAQNARSEGETGLSSKEKAVALIQSIESGDSGPASYVNPDKYIQHNLLIADGLAGFGAALAQLPAGSAKTRVVRAFQDGEYVFLHTEYDFFGPKAGFDIFRFENGLIVEHWDNLQALAPANPSGRTQFDGPTAAIDLDKTEENKALVKDFVEDVLMGRNPGKITDYIVPTNYIQHNPAMGDGLEALGAALKAMADAGTPMTYTANHMILGEGNFVLSVSEGEFLGKRSAFYDLFRVEDGKLVEHWDTIEEILPRDAWKNGNGKF